Proteins encoded within one genomic window of Triticum aestivum cultivar Chinese Spring chromosome 2D, IWGSC CS RefSeq v2.1, whole genome shotgun sequence:
- the LOC123051800 gene encoding protein SSUH2 homolog: MTMGAEREAGEEEESRRPLLPSSPSPAAEHQQQYQHLGRSSSSALRGGGGGWGGGGAEVSAAEVRSAASFSSSSSNYYPSAPSPHHDAVVYPPSIHSAVLSPSPSSAATPQHAHAQGLAIVPQGPYGGDYQPSQSQGVRRDVLDEVEIRHLLIEHVGHRCCWGSRPARTWKITSIEDCNVYVGTLETFIEERDTILKKEPYDGGKIDGRDKGPVLGVWELDLRSEFPMLFVPEKEVMVKIPHSEITEKCLDCEGRGEAPCPTCNAGQQHGFYKANQMTRCSVCHGRGLLAHQDGSDSVCGMCNGQGMLPCIACASRGLVTCQTCNGCGSLLAQSTAHVRWKTLTARKVSATTGAASVPDEVFHRAQGVQLCNIQAYQCTPAFFADSYPLNQFSSEIVASRLPVPPSARVISERHIISVVPVTRVTMSHRKRSFSFYVVGYGRDVFIRDYPSKFCWGLCRCFEWLGN; this comes from the exons ATGACCATGGGGGCGGAgcgcgaggccggcgaggaggaggagtcgCGGCGCCCACTTCTCCCATCCTCTCCGTCGCCAG CGGCGGAGCACCAGCAGCAGTACCAGCACCTGGGGCGGAGCAGCTCGTCGGCGCTGCGCGGGGGCGGAggagggtggggcggcgggggcgcggaggTCAGCGCGGCTGAGGTCAGGTccgccgcctccttctcctcctcctcctccaactacTATCCCTCGGCGCCCAGTCCCCACCACGACGCCGTCGTCTACCCCCCGTCCATCCACAGCGCCGTCctctccccgtccccgtcgtctgcTGCCACTCCTCAGCATGCGCATG CACAAGGTTTGGCGATTGTTCCTCAAGGGCCGTACGGTGGTGATTACCAGCCTTCTCAGTCTCAGGGCGTTAGGAG GGATGTACTGGATGAGGTGGAGATCCGGCATCTGCTAATTGAACATGTTGGACATCGATGTTGTTGGGGAAGCCGGCCTGCTCGCACATGGAAAATTACATCCATCGAGGACTGCAATGTATATGTTGGAACCTTGGAAACCTTTATCGAGGAAAGAGACACAATATTAAAGAAGGAACCATACGATGGTGGGAAAATAGATGGAAGAGACAAGGGTCCTGTTCTTGGTGTGTGGGAACTAGATTTGAGGTCCGAGTTTCCAATGCTCTTTGTACCGGAGAAAGAAGTAATGGTCAAGATTCCTCATTCAGAAATTACTGAAAAATGCTTAG ATTGTGAGGGTCGTGGAGAGGCGCCATGTCCTACTTGCAATGCTGGTCAGCAGCACGGGTTTTACAAGGCAAATCAAATGACTCGGTGCAGTGTATGTCATGGCAGGGGTTTGCTCGCTCACCAAGATGGATCTGATTCAGT ATGTGGGATGTGCAATGGTCAAGGAATGTTGCCCTGCATAGCATGTGCATCCCGGGGCCTAGTGACATGCCAGACATGTAATGGCTGCGGTTCCCTTCTTGCACAAAGCACTGCTCATGTTCGATG GAAGACGCTTACAGCGAGAAAAGTTAGTGCAACAACAGGAGCTGCTTCGGTCCCTGACGAAGTTTTCCACAGAGCGCAAGGGGTGCAACTATGCAACATACAGGCATACCAATGCACTCCAGCTTTCTTTGCCGATTCATACCCACTCAACCAGTTCTCGTCGGAGATTGTCGCTAGCCGGCTGCCAGTTCCACCATCCGCAAGAGTAATTTCGGAGAGACACATCATCTCGGTCGTGCCTGTGACCCGTGTCACAATGTCTCACCGTAAGCGGTCTTTTAGCTTCTATGTCGTCGGCTATGGCAGGGATGTTTTCATACGGGACTATCCTTCGAAGTTCTGCTGGGGCCTTTGCCGTTGCTTCGAATGGTTGGGGAACTAG